TCCCCTGCGTTTTTATAGTTCTATTCTACTATATACAGGAAAATTATACTATATATAAACGACAAAAGACGCAGCCCTCAACGGAAATTTATCCGCGAGAACTGCGCCTCATTTTATACTTCGCTTGCGCGCTTGATGGGTCACTAAGACTGTCGGTTCGTCTTGCGCGGCTTTTCAAGTTTCCCAATAACAGCGTTCAGAGGGGAAAACTCGTCATGGTTCTTCTTCACGTTCTTATCGGACAAATGCGTATAGTGAGCGGTCATACGCCCGTCAGCGTGTCCGAGGATGTCCTGTAGATGGCGCTGTGATCCGCCTTCCTCTAAAAATAGCGTCGCCCCTGAGTGACGCAGTAAGTGCGGATACACGCGCTTCTCAATTCCGGCTCGATCCGCGTACTTCTTCAATTGATGGCGGAAGTGATTCGGAAGCAGGCGCTCACCGTAATTATTAAGGAATATATATTCACTTCCAAACTCCGTTGATTCGCGGATTAACTCTTGCATCAGCTTAGCAGTTCGTTTTGTGATCGGTACAATTCGTGGCTTACACGTCTTGGTCACTTCCCGTCGTAAAGTTGCACAACATGCGGTAAAGTCTACGTCAGTCTTACGTAATGTTAACGCCTCGTCTACGCGTAACATCCCATCAATCAAGAGATTTATTACAACGAAATCTCGAAAGTCGCTGTACGTTGGTTTGGCGCTTTTAGAAGGTCGCTCATCTCCTCCGCGGTAAGTACCTCAATATCCTTCCCAATGTCCTGTACGTTCTTTAAATACGTAAACGAGTCTGCTTCAATTACTTCCTCTTCTTTTAAAAACTTAAACATCGTCTTCATATTCTTAATGCGCGTGTTAATTGATTCGGAAGAAGTCCCACAGTGCGAACAGATTCCGGAACTTTACAGTTATCGCTAAACCTCCGTTTTTCATCACGTAACCAAATTATGTAATCACGCCCTACCTCAACGTTGATATTCCGGATGTCACGAATGATCTTACGCTCATCCAGAAATTCACAAAAGTAATTGTAATTCTGTACGTATGTCTTTAGCGCATTCTCCGCACGACCCTCGGATTTCTTCGCCTGGTAGTAATAATCAAACAGGTAGTCTAACGAATGTTGTAAGCGCGTTGATGTGCGCTCACTCTTAATTGTTCTTCCTTTACGTTTATCCATTCCATACCGCCTCCTTCGATAATAAGTACGGTAAGAAAACGAGGGATTAGGCGCGCATATCTGCGAGTTGTCCACGTTAACAGTCAACGTCTAGACAAACGAAAAAACCCGCTATATTAGCGGATTCTCTAAGAGTATGGAGCCTAGGGGGATCGAACCCCTGACCTCATCGCTGCCAGCGATGCGCTCT
The nucleotide sequence above comes from Paenibacillus sp. W2I17. Encoded proteins:
- a CDS encoding tyrosine-type recombinase/integrase, translating into MLRVDEALTLRKTDVDFTACCATLRREVTKTCKPRIVPITKRTAKLMQELIRESTEFGSEYIFLNNYGERLLPNHFRHQLKKYADRAGIEKRVYPHLLRHSGATLFLEEGGSQRHLQDILGHADGRMTAHYTHLSDKNVKKNHDEFSPLNAVIGKLEKPRKTNRQS